The window CCAAACGATATCTTTGACTTGGATTTGCTTAGGAATGAGGTTGATTTTGTGAAAAGTATCAGCAATCTTTTGTTGTTGAGTGATGACTTCATCTGTGAGAGGTAAAACACCATACTCTCGACGCTTTTCGGCAATCTCTAGTGCAGATGCTTTAATACCTAATTCTGGTTCGAGAAACTTAGCAACTTCCTTTGGATTACTTGCAGCCCATTTGTCTACTTTACTGACTTCATCTAAGACAGTTTTCAACACATCTGGGTGAGAATCTACAAAGGTTTTACGAGCAAGATAGTAACCTCGATTGGGTGCTAAATTTGTCGCATCTGTAAGAGTCCTAGCACCTATTGCTTGCTCAACTGCCGCTAGGTAAGGATCCCAAATTGCCCAAGCATCAACGTTACCACCTTCAAAGGCTGCACGGGCATCTGCTGGTGTAAGATAGGCTGGCTGGATGTCATTATACTTTAATCCGGCAGATTCTACAGCTTTAACAACGAGATAGTTAGTGTTGGAACCTTTGGCAAAGGCAACTCTTTTACCTTTAAGTTCGGCGACAGTTTTAATTGGTGAATTTTTCGGCACAATAATCGCTTCTGCTTTAGGACTCCAAGGATCGTAAGCAACATAAAGCAAGGGAACACCTGCGGCTTGGGCAAAGATGGGTGGCGATTCACCTGTGTACCCAAAGTCAATACTACCTGCGTTCATGGCTTCTAGCATTGGTGGCCCGGCAGGAAATTCTGTCCACCTCACAGATGCACCACTAGCAGCTAAAACTTGCTCTAAACTACCTCGATTCTTGAGAGCATTAAGAATTGTAGCCGCTTTTTGATATCCGATGCTGACTGTAATACCACGAGCGGTACTCTGGTTATTGGCAGAGGTATTGGCTTGCGGGTTAGTGGCACCTGAAGAACAGGCAGAAGCTACCAAGCTAAAAACCAATCCAACAGCGAATAGTACGGATAATGTACGGGTTTTGCGATGCTGCAAAATAGCAGTGAAAAATTGCCAAATGCTAAAAATTCCGGTTTTCAAGGACTGAATTGACATAGATAGACTCTGTGAACACGGAAGTAATGAATATTATTGAATTCTTAGGTAAATACACAGGATTTAATCAATGTCACTATTTCTCGTATGTATTTAAAATGTGGATTTACGTCAGAAATTTCTTTTTTTAGCAGCATTGTTAAAAAAGTAAACAACAACAAAAGTATAAATTTTAAATTTAATACTTAAAATCGATTGATTTACCGTATTTAACTGCTATATCGGTAGATAATGACATAAAATGCTTTACTAATCAACTTAGGTACGAGATTGTTACATTACCGAAAAATCTGCTGTTAAAGGCTTAATTTTCTAAAATATTTGTGTAAATCTTTCTTTACACCTTACCCTTCATACTTCAGATGACTCACCTATTTACACCCCTTACTATTGGCGCTGTCACTTTTCGCAATCGGATTGCAGTGTCACCCATGTGTCAATATTCCAGTACTGATGGTTATGCCAATGACTGGCATTTGATTCATCTGACAAGTCGTGCGATCGGCGGTGCTGGTTTAGTTTTCACAGAAGCAGCAGCAGTAGAACCACGAGGACGAATCAGCCCCCAAGATTTAGGAATTTGGTCGGATGTACACATCGAGCCATTGGCAAAAATTGTCAAGACAATTCACAATTTTGGTGCAGTCGCAGGAATTCAACTTGCCCATGCTGGTAGAAAAGCTAGCACATCACCACCTTGGGAAGGCTCAAAAGTACTAGATCCATCTCATGGTGGTTGGCGTCCGGTGGTTTCTAGTAGTGCTATTCCTTTTAGCGAAAATCACCCCATCCCAGAAGCTTTAGATAGTAAAGGCATCCAACAAGTTATTCATGCTTTTGTGCAAGCAACTCAACATTCCTTAACAGCAGGATTTAAAGTTATTGAGATCCATGCTGCTCATGGCTACCTTTTACATCAATTTCTCTCGCCATTAAGCAATCAACGTGATGATGAATATGGTGGTAGTTTTGAAAATCGTACCCGTCTGCTTAGGGAAGTGGTTCAGGAAGTACGAAAAGTCTTACCATCAGATTATCCTTTGTGGGTGAGGATTTCTGCAACCGATTGGGTAGAAAATGGTTGGGATATTGAGCAGAGTATTGCCTTGGCAGATAAACTCAAGTCACTAGGTGTAGATGTAATTGATACTTCTAGTGGCGGTACTGTACCTAACGCCAAAATTCCCTATGGTGCTGGCTATCAAACTGAGTTTGCCTCCAGAATTCGTAGAGAGGCAAATATTTTAACTGGGGCTGTGGGTTTAATTACGACTCCAGAACAGGCAGACCATATTATCCGCACAGATCAGGCTGATATTGTTTTGATTGGAAGAGAGTTTCTACGCAATCCTTACTGGGGCTTATCTGCCGCGAAGAAGTTAGGACAAGAGGTATTTTCACCTGTGCAATATGAGCGGGCTTGGATTTAGTATCTATAAAATTTTTACCATTCTTGCTGTGTTGGTCGGATGAGAATTTCATTGACGTTGACGCGCTGCGGTTGTGTCACAGCATAAACGATCGCCGCAGCAACGTCTTCACTTTCGAGAGGTGCGATCAAACGACGACGTTCTTCACTGCGTTGTTTGGCAATCGGATCGGTTATGTGGTCGTTAATTTCAGTATTTACTAAACCAGGCTCAATAATAGTGACACGGATATTGTGCTTGCAAACTTCTTTGCGTAAGGCTTCTGAGAAACCATTCACACCCCACTTAGTCGCATTATAAACACTAATACCTTCTCTTGCTGTGCGACCTGCCACAGATGAAATATTGACAATATGCCCTGTCCCTTGGGCTTTGAGAATTGGTAATACCGCATGAGTTGCATACAACAATCCTAGAACATTGATATCAATCATGCGTCGCCAATCTGAAGTATTTGCACCATCGATCGCACCAACAAAAGCAACACCTGCATTGTTAACGAGGATATCTATCCGCTCGAATTCTGCGTTTGTCTTCTGAACTAAATTCTTTACTTGAGTTTCGTCTGTAACATCAGTGATGATGGACAATGCACTGCCACCACTGCTTGCAATTCGTTGTGCTAGTGCATCTAAGCGATCGCCTCTTCTAGCTGCAAGCACTACTTTTGCTCCCTCTGCTGCTAGTGCAAGCGCTGTTGCCTCCCCAATTCCCGCAGAAGCTCCAGTGATAATTGCAACTTTGCCTTCTAATTTACCTGTCATGATGATTAACGAATACTTAACGTTTTCTTGCTAAAGTAAGTCCATCTGCCACAGAAATCAGACTTAAGTCTATGCGCTCATCTTGACGCAACTTGCTATTAAATTCGCGGATAGCATTAGTAGCTGAATCTTGAATATCTGCTTGTGTCACACGCCCAGACCAAAGTACATTGTCAATAGCAATTAATCCACCTGGTCGAATTAGCTGTAAAACTAATTCGTAGTAGCGATAGTAGTTTTCTTTATCTGCATCAATAAAGGCAAAATCAAAAGTTTCTGCCCCACTCTCTGCTAGCAATTTTTCCAAAGTTTCTGTCGCTGGGGCAAGCCGCAGATCAATTTTATCTGCCACACCTGCTTTTTGCCAGTAACGACGAGCGATCGCGGTGAACTCTTCACTAATATCACAAGCTAAAATTTTGCCGTCTGGTGGTAGAGCCAACGCGACACTAAGAGAACTATAACCTGTAAAAACTCCTAACTCTAAAGTTTTCTTTGCTCCAATCAGTTTTACCAAAAAAGCGAGAAACTGCCCTTGTTCTGGTGCAACCTGCATATTTGCTCTAGGATGACGAGCAGTCTCTTCCCGCAATTGTAGAAGTAGTTCTGGTTCCCGCAATGAGACAGACAAGAGATATTCGTAAAGATGGTTCGGTAGGTGCAGAGTTTTGCTAGTAGTCATTCAATCAATAAATCTAGAAGCTTTTTAAGACTTCTATA is drawn from Chlorogloeopsis sp. ULAP01 and contains these coding sequences:
- a CDS encoding sulfonate ABC transporter substrate-binding protein, which translates into the protein MSIQSLKTGIFSIWQFFTAILQHRKTRTLSVLFAVGLVFSLVASACSSGATNPQANTSANNQSTARGITVSIGYQKAATILNALKNRGSLEQVLAASGASVRWTEFPAGPPMLEAMNAGSIDFGYTGESPPIFAQAAGVPLLYVAYDPWSPKAEAIIVPKNSPIKTVAELKGKRVAFAKGSNTNYLVVKAVESAGLKYNDIQPAYLTPADARAAFEGGNVDAWAIWDPYLAAVEQAIGARTLTDATNLAPNRGYYLARKTFVDSHPDVLKTVLDEVSKVDKWAASNPKEVAKFLEPELGIKASALEIAEKRREYGVLPLTDEVITQQQKIADTFHKINLIPKQIQVKDIVWKGNQ
- a CDS encoding NADH:flavin oxidoreductase/NADH oxidase, whose product is MTHLFTPLTIGAVTFRNRIAVSPMCQYSSTDGYANDWHLIHLTSRAIGGAGLVFTEAAAVEPRGRISPQDLGIWSDVHIEPLAKIVKTIHNFGAVAGIQLAHAGRKASTSPPWEGSKVLDPSHGGWRPVVSSSAIPFSENHPIPEALDSKGIQQVIHAFVQATQHSLTAGFKVIEIHAAHGYLLHQFLSPLSNQRDDEYGGSFENRTRLLREVVQEVRKVLPSDYPLWVRISATDWVENGWDIEQSIALADKLKSLGVDVIDTSSGGTVPNAKIPYGAGYQTEFASRIRREANILTGAVGLITTPEQADHIIRTDQADIVLIGREFLRNPYWGLSAAKKLGQEVFSPVQYERAWI
- a CDS encoding SDR family NAD(P)-dependent oxidoreductase is translated as MTGKLEGKVAIITGASAGIGEATALALAAEGAKVVLAARRGDRLDALAQRIASSGGSALSIITDVTDETQVKNLVQKTNAEFERIDILVNNAGVAFVGAIDGANTSDWRRMIDINVLGLLYATHAVLPILKAQGTGHIVNISSVAGRTAREGISVYNATKWGVNGFSEALRKEVCKHNIRVTIIEPGLVNTEINDHITDPIAKQRSEERRRLIAPLESEDVAAAIVYAVTQPQRVNVNEILIRPTQQEW
- a CDS encoding class I SAM-dependent methyltransferase; amino-acid sequence: MTTSKTLHLPNHLYEYLLSVSLREPELLLQLREETARHPRANMQVAPEQGQFLAFLVKLIGAKKTLELGVFTGYSSLSVALALPPDGKILACDISEEFTAIARRYWQKAGVADKIDLRLAPATETLEKLLAESGAETFDFAFIDADKENYYRYYELVLQLIRPGGLIAIDNVLWSGRVTQADIQDSATNAIREFNSKLRQDERIDLSLISVADGLTLARKR